Proteins encoded in a region of the Streptomyces sp. NBC_00310 genome:
- a CDS encoding class II aldolase/adducin family protein, with protein sequence MAEQQGNTRDERGAGAGARDARDVRRRGVPDDVARAWDELVATARRTVADGLVVGTSGNVSVRVGDTVLVTPTGVPYDRLTPDDVTGVDLSGRQVLGTLRPTSELPMHLAIQTTTDARAVVHTHAVHATAVSTLVSELPLIHYMSAVLGGPVRVAPYATYGTPELAENMLRALTGRTACLLQNHGTIAYGNTLSEAYDRTTQLEWMSRVWLTASSIPGLTPHLLTPEQLAEAGERFRGYGQPG encoded by the coding sequence ATGGCTGAGCAGCAGGGGAACACCCGGGACGAGCGGGGCGCGGGTGCGGGTGCACGGGATGCGCGCGACGTACGGCGGCGGGGTGTGCCGGACGACGTGGCGCGCGCGTGGGACGAGCTCGTCGCGACGGCCCGCCGGACGGTGGCCGACGGGCTGGTCGTGGGCACCTCCGGGAACGTGTCCGTGCGCGTCGGGGACACCGTCCTGGTCACACCGACGGGAGTGCCGTACGACCGTCTGACCCCGGACGACGTGACGGGCGTCGACCTCTCCGGCCGACAGGTCCTCGGCACGCTCCGGCCGACGAGCGAGCTCCCCATGCACCTGGCGATCCAGACGACCACGGACGCCCGTGCCGTCGTCCACACCCACGCCGTCCACGCGACGGCCGTCTCCACCCTCGTGAGCGAGCTGCCGCTGATCCACTACATGTCCGCGGTCCTCGGCGGACCCGTCCGAGTCGCCCCCTACGCGACCTACGGCACCCCGGAGTTGGCCGAGAACATGCTCCGCGCTTTGACAGGGCGCACCGCTTGTCTCCTCCAGAACCACGGCACGATCGCCTACGGGAACACCCTCTCCGAGGCCTACGACCGCACAACCCAACTCGAATGGATGTCCCGGGTCTGGCTGACGGCGTCCTCGATCCCGGGCCTCACCCCGCACCTGCTCACGCCCGAGCAACTCGCGGAGGCGGGCGAACGGTTTCGGGGGTACGGCCAGCCGGGGTAG